In Melanotaenia boesemani isolate fMelBoe1 chromosome 7, fMelBoe1.pri, whole genome shotgun sequence, a single window of DNA contains:
- the rapgef2b gene encoding rap guanine nucleotide exchange factor 2 isoform X10, translated as MKPLAASDSNGVPSQQDKTPLPADFSRLHLADGLHAQVTHVSSSHSGCSITSDSGSSSLSDIYQATENEPGDMDLSGLPETAVDSEEDDDEEDIERASDPLMSRDIVRDCLEKDPMDRTDDDIEQLLEFMHQLPAFANMTMSVRRELCAVMVFAVVERAGTIVLNDGEELDSWSVILNGSVEVTYPESRTEVLCMGNSFGVSPTMEKEYMKGVMKTKVDDCQFVCIAQHEYCCILNQVEKNMQKVEEEGEIVMVKEHRELDRTGTRKGHIVIKGTPERLTMHLVEEHSVVDPTYIEDFLLTYRTFLSSPMVVGKKLLEWFHDPSLRDKVTRVVLLWVNNHFNDFEGDPAMTHFLEEFENMLEKEKMCGHLRLLNIACAAKAKPRLVTLTKPSRDSPLAFSLLGGQEKGFRIFIDAVEPGSKAAEVGLKRGDQILEVNGQNFENVQLSKANEILKNNTHLSITVKTNLLVFKELLTRPEHDHDLDGDEEHDRKNGAPHLPKIGDIKKASRYSIPDLAVDVEQVMGLEKASKKAKSNSVGGRNKLKKIFDKTLTSILPPKPYNDVCVGQSQDDSIVGMKQSKQIPPALPVSGNLSSSNPDLLQSHHRILDFNNQPVPVVLNMSDQVLRVFKADQQSRYIMIGKDTTAKEVVAQAIREFALTAAPEAYSLCEVSVTPEGVIKQRRLPDQLSKLADRIQLSGRYYLKSNMETETLCSDEDAQDLLREGQISLLQLSTVEVATQLSMRAFELFCAIEPTEYINDLFKLRSKSGSVSLKRFEESINHETFWVATEVTREPNQLKRMKTIKHFIKIALHCRECKNFNSMFAIISGLNLAPVSRLRGTWEKLPSKYEKLFGDLQDLFDPSRNMAKYRNVLNNQNLQPPIIPLFPVIKKDLTFLHEGNDSKVDGLVNFEKLRMIAKEIRHVGRMASVNMDPALMFRTRKKKWRSLGSLSQGSANAAVLDVSQTGGHKKRVRRSSFLNAKKLYEDAQMARKVKQYLSNLSLETNEESLQTLSLQCEPSISTLPKNATGKRPDTSPVVSRAASQQRGQLAKGNQALQVPSVALYPSRKRVPVKDLPPFGTSSPQSLKKILSLSEEGNERHRRPEDTVSNASSQLSSPPTSPQSSPKKSYSRMGDAYSDSGHSEISSRSSLVSNSSFDMAQEERRLRHSGGVGESHVGGPRLERRATTDPDQYSLGSCSSMQDCRGIYAGCPTVLSSPSSEELTQDQGDRVSLDAADSGRGSWTSCSSGSHDNIQTMQQGRSWETLAFGGGGTGGGIGGLPPGPEALLGGPAALWAAQARGSWASASSSSSSAAYWGEDSEGDTGTIKRRGGKDVNADPETSSITSTGSEEAKQLGRPSPSPITAGGRKEGRYREPPPTPPGYTALTISDLAEGHHPPPSAPTSTVTHTGRRPPDYTTALQRSRMVTQSPDSHQAHQAAKHRGGGHHRTCSPAEEQEPEEEEEGESLSSKLVALRKQVAQHTPETPRP; from the exons CTTCCTGCAGACTTCAGCAGACTTCACCTGGCCGACGGCTTACACGCACAGGTGACCCACGTCTCCTCCAGCCACTCAGGATGTAGTATCACCAGCGACTCTGGAAGCAGCAGCCTGTCAGACATTTACCAG GCCACAGAGAACGAGCCAGGTGACATGGACCTGAGTGGCCTGCCAGAAACTGCCGTTGACTCCGAAGAGGACGACGATGAGGAGGACATCGAGCGGGCGTCGGACCCCCTCATGAGCCGGGACATTGTGCGGGACTGCCTAGAGAAGGACCCCATGGACCGGACGGATGATGATATAG AGCAATTACTGGAGTTCATGCATCAGCTGCCAGCGTTTGCTAACATGACCATGTCAGTGAGGAGGGAGCTCTGCGCAGTCATGGTCTTTGCTGTGGTCGAACGTGCCGGCACCATCGTTCTCAATGATGGAGAGGAG CTGGACTCGTGGTCAGTGATCCTGAACGGTTCGGTGGAGGTGACTTACCCCGAAAGTCGCACGGAGGTCCTGTGTATGGGGAACAGTTTTGGGGTGTCACCAACCATGGAGAAGGAGTACATGAAAGGTGTCATGAAGACCAAGGTGGATGACTGCCAG TTTGTATGTATAGCCCAGCACGAGTACTGCTGCATCCTTAACCAGGTTGAGAAGAACATGCAGAAggttgaggaggaaggagagatTGTTATGGTGAAGGAACATCGTGAACTGGACCGCACCGGTACCAGGAAAGGGCACATCGTCATCAAG GGCACTCCGGAGCGCCTCACCATGCACCTTGTAGAGGAGCACTCTGTGGTGGACCCCACCTACATTGAGGACTTCCTGTTGACCTACAGGACCTTCCTCTCCAGCCCCATGGTTGTGGGCAAGAAGCTGCTGGAGTGGTTTCACGACCCCAGTCTCAGGGACAAG GTTACACGGGTAGTCTTGTTGTGGGTAAACAATCACTTCAATGACTTTGAGGGCGACCCAGCCATGACTCACTTTTTGGAAGAGTTTGAAAACATGCTGGAGAAAGAA aaaaTGTGCGGGCACCTCAGACTGTTAAACATAGCATGTGCTGCTAAAGCCAAGCCGCGGCTGGTAACGCTGACCAAGCCGTCCAGGGACTCTCCTCTGGCATTCAGCCTCCTGGGAGGTCAGGAAAAAGGTTTCCGCATCTTCATAGATGCCGTGGAGCCAGGGAGCAAGGCAGCAGAAGTTGGCCTTAAGCGTGGAGACCAG ATCTTGGAGGTAAATGGGCAGAATTTTGAGAATGTCCAGCTCAGTAAAGCCAATGAGATTTTGAAGAACAACACCCACTTGTCCATAACTGTGAAGACAAACCTTTTAG tgtttaaagAGCTGCTAACAAGGCCTGAACATGACCACGACTTGGATGGTGATGAGGAGCATGATAGGAAGAACGGTGCTCCCCACCTACCAAAGATTGGGGACATCAAAAAGGCCAGCCGCTACTCTATCCCAGACCTGGCCGTGGACGTGGAGCAAGTTATGGGTCTGGAGAAGGCCAGCAAGAAGGCTAAGAGCAACTCAGTTGGAGGACGCAACAAGCTGAAGAAGATCTTTGATAAGACGCTCACCAGCATCCTGCCCCCCAAACCGTACAA CGACGTTTGTGTTGGCCAATCACAGGATGACAGCATAGTAGGGATGAAGCAGTCCAAACAGATCCCACCAGCTTTGCCGGTCAGTGGAAACCTCTCGTCGTCGAACCCAGACCTCCTCCAGTCACACCACCGCATCCTCGACTTCAACAACCAGCCTG TACCGGTCGTACTGA ATATGTCAGACCAGGTGTTACGAGTTTTCAAGGCGGACCAGCAGTCTCGGTATATCATGATCGGGAAGGACACAACAGCCAAGGAGGTAGTGGCCCAGGCAATCAGGGAGTTTGCCCTGACCGCAGCGCCAGAGGCTTATTCGTTATGTGAAGTGTCTGTCACACCAGAGGGCGTCATCAAACAGAGACGGTTACCAGATCAGCTTTCTAAACTAGCTGACAGGATTCAGCTGAGTGGCAG ATACTACCTAAAGAGCAACATGGAAACAGAGACGTTATGCTCAGATGAGGATGCCCAGGACCTTCTCCGAGAAGGCCAGATCTCTTTATTACAGCTTAGCACTGTTGAGGTGGCCACTCAGCTCTCCATGAGAGCCTTTGAACTTTTCTGTGCCATCGAACCCACCGAATACATCAATGACCTCTTCAAGCTGCGCTCAAAAAGCGGCTCTGTCAGCCTAAAGCGCTTTGAGGAGTCCATTAACCATGAGACCTTTTGGGTGGCCACGGAGGTGACACGGGAGCCCAACCAGCTCAAACGCATGAAGACCATTAAACATTTCATCAAGATCGCCTTGCACTGTCGCGAGTGCAAGAACTTTAACTCCATGTTTGCCATTATCAG TGGTCTGAACTTGGCTCCAGTCTCCAGACTGAGGGGAACATGGGAAAAATTACCGAGCAAGTATGAGAAATTGTTCGGGGACCTGCAGGACCTCTTTGACCCCTCCAGAAATATGGCCAAATACAGAAATGTCCTCAATAATCAGAACCTCCAGCCTCCAATCATCCCCCTGTTTCCCGTCATCAAGAAGGACCTCACTTTCCTACATGAAG GCAATGACTCTAAAGTAGATGGTCTGGTGAACTTTGAGAAGCTGAGGATGATTGCCAAAGAAATCCGTCATGTTGGTCGCATGGCATCTGTCAACATGGACCCAGCCCTTATGTTCCGAACTAG GAAGAAGAAATGGAGAAGTTTAGG GTCTCTCAGTCAGGGTAGTGCCAACGCTGCTGTGCTCGACGTCAGCCAGACGGGTGGGCATAAGAAGCGGGTCCGACGCAGCTCCTTCTTAAACGCCAAAAAGCTTTACGAGGACGCCCAAATGGCCAGGAAGGTCAAACAATACCTGTCCAACCTGAGCCTAGAAACCAATGAGGAGAGTCTGCAGACGCTCTCGCTACAGTGTGAACCCTCCATCAGTACAC TGCCCAAGAATGCCACTGGGAAACGACCAGATACCTCTCCAGTTGTGTCCAGAGCTGCCAGTCAGCAAAGAGGCCAGCTGGCCAAAGGTAACCAGGCCCTGCAGGTCCCCTCTGTGGCCCTCTACCCATCCCGAAAGAGAGTGCCAGTCAAGGATCTTCCCCCCTTTG GCACCAGTTCGCCTCAGTCTCTGAAGAAGATCCTGTCTCTGTCTGAGGAGGGAAACGAAAGGCACCGCAGGCCAGAGGACACTGTGTCCAATGCCTCCTCCCAGCTCTCCTCCCCACCCACTTCCCCCCAGAGCTCGCCCAAGAAGA GTTACAGCAGGATGGGGGATGCCTACTCGGATTCGGGTCACAGTGAAATCTCGTCCCGCTCCAGTCTCGTCAGTAACTCCTCTTTCGACATGGCCCAGGAGGAGAGGAGGCTCCGTCACTCTGGAGGTGTTGGGGAATCCCATGTGGGGGGACCTCGGCTGGAGAGAAGAGCCACCACTGACCCTGACCAGTACAGTCTGGG GTCATGTTCATCGATGCAGGACTGTCGGGGTATTTACGCTGGCTGCCCTACAGTACTGTCCTCGCCCAGTTCAGAAGAGCTGACTCAGGATCAGGGCGATCGCGTCTCCCTCGATGCTGCAGACAGTGGCCGTGGCTCCTGGACTTCCTGCTCCTCTGGTTCCCATGACAACATCCAGACCATGCAGCAGGGACGTAGCTGGGAGACTTTGGCGTTTGGTGGAGGTGGAACTGGCGGCGGCATCGGAGGACTGCCTCCAGGTCCAGAGGCCCTACTAGGTGGTCCTGCTGCACTGTGGGCAGCACAGGCCAGGGGGAGCTGGGCTTCTGCcagctcctcctcatcctcagcaGCATACTGGGGAGAGGACTCAGAGGGAGATACTGGCACCAtcaagaggagaggaggaaaagacGTCAACGCTGACCCAGAAACAAGTAGCATCACATCCACTGGGTCAGAAGAGGCGAAGCAGCTCGGCCGGCCATCTCCATCGCCCATCACTGCTGGGG GTCGCAAGGAGGGCCGTTACCGTGAGCCTCCCCCAACTCCCCCCGGCTACACCGCCCTGACAATCTCCGATCTTGCCGAGGGTCATCATCCACCGCCGTCTGCTCCCACGTCCACAGTGACCCACACAGGCCGCCGGCCACCAGACTACACAACAGCTCTGCAGCGATCACGCATGGTCACCCAGTCGCCAGACTCCCACCAGGCCCATCAGGCGGCCAAGCATCGGGGGGGCGGCCACCACCGCACCTGCTCACCAGCCGAGGAGCAAGAGCccgaggaggaagaggagggtgagTCCTTGTCTTCCAAACTAGTCGCTCTGAGGAAGCAAGTGGCACAGCATACACCTGAGACTCCCAGACCATGA
- the rapgef2b gene encoding rap guanine nucleotide exchange factor 2 isoform X11 — MKPLAASDSNGVPSQQDKTPLPADFSRLHLADGLHAQVTHVSSSHSGCSITSDSGSSSLSDIYQATENEPGDMDLSGLPETAVDSEEDDDEEDIERASDPLMSRDIVRDCLEKDPMDRTDDDIEQLLEFMHQLPAFANMTMSVRRELCAVMVFAVVERAGTIVLNDGEELDSWSVILNGSVEVTYPESRTEVLCMGNSFGVSPTMEKEYMKGVMKTKVDDCQFVCIAQHEYCCILNQVEKNMQKVEEEGEIVMVKEHRELDRTGTRKGHIVIKGTPERLTMHLVEEHSVVDPTYIEDFLLTYRTFLSSPMVVGKKLLEWFHDPSLRDKVTRVVLLWVNNHFNDFEGDPAMTHFLEEFENMLEKEKMCGHLRLLNIACAAKAKPRLVTLTKPSRDSPLAFSLLGGQEKGFRIFIDAVEPGSKAAEVGLKRGDQILEVNGQNFENVQLSKANEILKNNTHLSITVKTNLLVFKELLTRPEHDHDLDGDEEHDRKNGAPHLPKIGDIKKASRYSIPDLAVDVEQVMGLEKASKKAKSNSVGGRNKLKKIFDKTLTSILPPKPYNDVCVGQSQDDSIVGMKQSKQIPPALPVSGNLSSSNPDLLQSHHRILDFNNQPDMSDQVLRVFKADQQSRYIMIGKDTTAKEVVAQAIREFALTAAPEAYSLCEVSVTPEGVIKQRRLPDQLSKLADRIQLSGRYYLKSNMETETLCSDEDAQDLLREGQISLLQLSTVEVATQLSMRAFELFCAIEPTEYINDLFKLRSKSGSVSLKRFEESINHETFWVATEVTREPNQLKRMKTIKHFIKIALHCRECKNFNSMFAIISGLNLAPVSRLRGTWEKLPSKYEKLFGDLQDLFDPSRNMAKYRNVLNNQNLQPPIIPLFPVIKKDLTFLHEGNDSKVDGLVNFEKLRMIAKEIRHVGRMASVNMDPALMFRTRKKKWRSLGSLSQGSANAAVLDVSQTGGHKKRVRRSSFLNAKKLYEDAQMARKVKQYLSNLSLETNEESLQTLSLQCEPSISTLPKNATGKRPDTSPVVSRAASQQRGQLAKGNQALQVPSVALYPSRKRVPVKDLPPFGTSSPQSLKKILSLSEEGNERHRRPEDTVSNASSQLSSPPTSPQSSPKKSYSRMGDAYSDSGHSEISSRSSLVSNSSFDMAQEERRLRHSGGVGESHVGGPRLERRATTDPDQYSLGSCSSMQDCRGIYAGCPTVLSSPSSEELTQDQGDRVSLDAADSGRGSWTSCSSGSHDNIQTMQQGRSWETLAFGGGGTGGGIGGLPPGPEALLGGPAALWAAQARGSWASASSSSSSAAYWGEDSEGDTGTIKRRGGKDVNADPETSSITSTGSEEAKQLGRPSPSPITAGGRKEGRYREPPPTPPGYTALTISDLAEGHHPPPSAPTSTVTHTGRRPPDYTTALQRSRMVTQSPDSHQAHQAAKHRGGGHHRTCSPAEEQEPEEEEEGESLSSKLVALRKQVAQHTPETPRP, encoded by the exons CTTCCTGCAGACTTCAGCAGACTTCACCTGGCCGACGGCTTACACGCACAGGTGACCCACGTCTCCTCCAGCCACTCAGGATGTAGTATCACCAGCGACTCTGGAAGCAGCAGCCTGTCAGACATTTACCAG GCCACAGAGAACGAGCCAGGTGACATGGACCTGAGTGGCCTGCCAGAAACTGCCGTTGACTCCGAAGAGGACGACGATGAGGAGGACATCGAGCGGGCGTCGGACCCCCTCATGAGCCGGGACATTGTGCGGGACTGCCTAGAGAAGGACCCCATGGACCGGACGGATGATGATATAG AGCAATTACTGGAGTTCATGCATCAGCTGCCAGCGTTTGCTAACATGACCATGTCAGTGAGGAGGGAGCTCTGCGCAGTCATGGTCTTTGCTGTGGTCGAACGTGCCGGCACCATCGTTCTCAATGATGGAGAGGAG CTGGACTCGTGGTCAGTGATCCTGAACGGTTCGGTGGAGGTGACTTACCCCGAAAGTCGCACGGAGGTCCTGTGTATGGGGAACAGTTTTGGGGTGTCACCAACCATGGAGAAGGAGTACATGAAAGGTGTCATGAAGACCAAGGTGGATGACTGCCAG TTTGTATGTATAGCCCAGCACGAGTACTGCTGCATCCTTAACCAGGTTGAGAAGAACATGCAGAAggttgaggaggaaggagagatTGTTATGGTGAAGGAACATCGTGAACTGGACCGCACCGGTACCAGGAAAGGGCACATCGTCATCAAG GGCACTCCGGAGCGCCTCACCATGCACCTTGTAGAGGAGCACTCTGTGGTGGACCCCACCTACATTGAGGACTTCCTGTTGACCTACAGGACCTTCCTCTCCAGCCCCATGGTTGTGGGCAAGAAGCTGCTGGAGTGGTTTCACGACCCCAGTCTCAGGGACAAG GTTACACGGGTAGTCTTGTTGTGGGTAAACAATCACTTCAATGACTTTGAGGGCGACCCAGCCATGACTCACTTTTTGGAAGAGTTTGAAAACATGCTGGAGAAAGAA aaaaTGTGCGGGCACCTCAGACTGTTAAACATAGCATGTGCTGCTAAAGCCAAGCCGCGGCTGGTAACGCTGACCAAGCCGTCCAGGGACTCTCCTCTGGCATTCAGCCTCCTGGGAGGTCAGGAAAAAGGTTTCCGCATCTTCATAGATGCCGTGGAGCCAGGGAGCAAGGCAGCAGAAGTTGGCCTTAAGCGTGGAGACCAG ATCTTGGAGGTAAATGGGCAGAATTTTGAGAATGTCCAGCTCAGTAAAGCCAATGAGATTTTGAAGAACAACACCCACTTGTCCATAACTGTGAAGACAAACCTTTTAG tgtttaaagAGCTGCTAACAAGGCCTGAACATGACCACGACTTGGATGGTGATGAGGAGCATGATAGGAAGAACGGTGCTCCCCACCTACCAAAGATTGGGGACATCAAAAAGGCCAGCCGCTACTCTATCCCAGACCTGGCCGTGGACGTGGAGCAAGTTATGGGTCTGGAGAAGGCCAGCAAGAAGGCTAAGAGCAACTCAGTTGGAGGACGCAACAAGCTGAAGAAGATCTTTGATAAGACGCTCACCAGCATCCTGCCCCCCAAACCGTACAA CGACGTTTGTGTTGGCCAATCACAGGATGACAGCATAGTAGGGATGAAGCAGTCCAAACAGATCCCACCAGCTTTGCCGGTCAGTGGAAACCTCTCGTCGTCGAACCCAGACCTCCTCCAGTCACACCACCGCATCCTCGACTTCAACAACCAGCCTG ATATGTCAGACCAGGTGTTACGAGTTTTCAAGGCGGACCAGCAGTCTCGGTATATCATGATCGGGAAGGACACAACAGCCAAGGAGGTAGTGGCCCAGGCAATCAGGGAGTTTGCCCTGACCGCAGCGCCAGAGGCTTATTCGTTATGTGAAGTGTCTGTCACACCAGAGGGCGTCATCAAACAGAGACGGTTACCAGATCAGCTTTCTAAACTAGCTGACAGGATTCAGCTGAGTGGCAG ATACTACCTAAAGAGCAACATGGAAACAGAGACGTTATGCTCAGATGAGGATGCCCAGGACCTTCTCCGAGAAGGCCAGATCTCTTTATTACAGCTTAGCACTGTTGAGGTGGCCACTCAGCTCTCCATGAGAGCCTTTGAACTTTTCTGTGCCATCGAACCCACCGAATACATCAATGACCTCTTCAAGCTGCGCTCAAAAAGCGGCTCTGTCAGCCTAAAGCGCTTTGAGGAGTCCATTAACCATGAGACCTTTTGGGTGGCCACGGAGGTGACACGGGAGCCCAACCAGCTCAAACGCATGAAGACCATTAAACATTTCATCAAGATCGCCTTGCACTGTCGCGAGTGCAAGAACTTTAACTCCATGTTTGCCATTATCAG TGGTCTGAACTTGGCTCCAGTCTCCAGACTGAGGGGAACATGGGAAAAATTACCGAGCAAGTATGAGAAATTGTTCGGGGACCTGCAGGACCTCTTTGACCCCTCCAGAAATATGGCCAAATACAGAAATGTCCTCAATAATCAGAACCTCCAGCCTCCAATCATCCCCCTGTTTCCCGTCATCAAGAAGGACCTCACTTTCCTACATGAAG GCAATGACTCTAAAGTAGATGGTCTGGTGAACTTTGAGAAGCTGAGGATGATTGCCAAAGAAATCCGTCATGTTGGTCGCATGGCATCTGTCAACATGGACCCAGCCCTTATGTTCCGAACTAG GAAGAAGAAATGGAGAAGTTTAGG GTCTCTCAGTCAGGGTAGTGCCAACGCTGCTGTGCTCGACGTCAGCCAGACGGGTGGGCATAAGAAGCGGGTCCGACGCAGCTCCTTCTTAAACGCCAAAAAGCTTTACGAGGACGCCCAAATGGCCAGGAAGGTCAAACAATACCTGTCCAACCTGAGCCTAGAAACCAATGAGGAGAGTCTGCAGACGCTCTCGCTACAGTGTGAACCCTCCATCAGTACAC TGCCCAAGAATGCCACTGGGAAACGACCAGATACCTCTCCAGTTGTGTCCAGAGCTGCCAGTCAGCAAAGAGGCCAGCTGGCCAAAGGTAACCAGGCCCTGCAGGTCCCCTCTGTGGCCCTCTACCCATCCCGAAAGAGAGTGCCAGTCAAGGATCTTCCCCCCTTTG GCACCAGTTCGCCTCAGTCTCTGAAGAAGATCCTGTCTCTGTCTGAGGAGGGAAACGAAAGGCACCGCAGGCCAGAGGACACTGTGTCCAATGCCTCCTCCCAGCTCTCCTCCCCACCCACTTCCCCCCAGAGCTCGCCCAAGAAGA GTTACAGCAGGATGGGGGATGCCTACTCGGATTCGGGTCACAGTGAAATCTCGTCCCGCTCCAGTCTCGTCAGTAACTCCTCTTTCGACATGGCCCAGGAGGAGAGGAGGCTCCGTCACTCTGGAGGTGTTGGGGAATCCCATGTGGGGGGACCTCGGCTGGAGAGAAGAGCCACCACTGACCCTGACCAGTACAGTCTGGG GTCATGTTCATCGATGCAGGACTGTCGGGGTATTTACGCTGGCTGCCCTACAGTACTGTCCTCGCCCAGTTCAGAAGAGCTGACTCAGGATCAGGGCGATCGCGTCTCCCTCGATGCTGCAGACAGTGGCCGTGGCTCCTGGACTTCCTGCTCCTCTGGTTCCCATGACAACATCCAGACCATGCAGCAGGGACGTAGCTGGGAGACTTTGGCGTTTGGTGGAGGTGGAACTGGCGGCGGCATCGGAGGACTGCCTCCAGGTCCAGAGGCCCTACTAGGTGGTCCTGCTGCACTGTGGGCAGCACAGGCCAGGGGGAGCTGGGCTTCTGCcagctcctcctcatcctcagcaGCATACTGGGGAGAGGACTCAGAGGGAGATACTGGCACCAtcaagaggagaggaggaaaagacGTCAACGCTGACCCAGAAACAAGTAGCATCACATCCACTGGGTCAGAAGAGGCGAAGCAGCTCGGCCGGCCATCTCCATCGCCCATCACTGCTGGGG GTCGCAAGGAGGGCCGTTACCGTGAGCCTCCCCCAACTCCCCCCGGCTACACCGCCCTGACAATCTCCGATCTTGCCGAGGGTCATCATCCACCGCCGTCTGCTCCCACGTCCACAGTGACCCACACAGGCCGCCGGCCACCAGACTACACAACAGCTCTGCAGCGATCACGCATGGTCACCCAGTCGCCAGACTCCCACCAGGCCCATCAGGCGGCCAAGCATCGGGGGGGCGGCCACCACCGCACCTGCTCACCAGCCGAGGAGCAAGAGCccgaggaggaagaggagggtgagTCCTTGTCTTCCAAACTAGTCGCTCTGAGGAAGCAAGTGGCACAGCATACACCTGAGACTCCCAGACCATGA